One segment of Ureibacillus thermophilus DNA contains the following:
- the pdxS gene encoding pyridoxal 5'-phosphate synthase lyase subunit PdxS encodes MSILERINIPYGGVIMDVVNPEQAKIAEAAGAVAVMALEKVPADIRKEGGVARMADPRVIEEVKNAVSIPVMAKARIGHITEARILEAIGVDMIDESEVLTPADDEFHLLKSEFKVPFVCGCRNLGEAARRIGEGAAMLRTKGEAGTGNIVEAVRHLRKVNAEVRRIVNMSKDELMVEAKTLGAPYELLLKIKELGRLPVLNYAAGGVATPADAALMMELGADGVFVGSGIFKSENPEKFARAIVEAVRNYKDYQLIAELSKDLGSPMKGIDIASLPKEELLQFR; translated from the coding sequence ATGTCAATTTTGGAAAGAATTAATATACCTTATGGTGGCGTCATTATGGACGTGGTGAATCCTGAACAGGCGAAAATTGCTGAGGCAGCGGGCGCTGTTGCGGTAATGGCATTGGAAAAAGTGCCGGCTGATATACGGAAAGAAGGTGGAGTCGCCAGAATGGCAGATCCACGGGTAATAGAGGAAGTAAAGAATGCCGTATCGATTCCGGTAATGGCAAAAGCGAGAATTGGCCATATTACAGAAGCGCGGATTTTGGAAGCAATCGGAGTGGATATGATTGATGAAAGTGAGGTATTGACGCCTGCAGATGATGAATTTCATTTGTTAAAAAGTGAGTTTAAGGTGCCTTTCGTCTGCGGTTGCAGAAATCTGGGCGAAGCGGCAAGAAGAATTGGTGAAGGGGCTGCCATGCTGCGCACGAAAGGTGAAGCCGGCACTGGAAATATTGTCGAAGCTGTGCGCCATCTTCGCAAAGTCAATGCAGAAGTCCGCCGTATAGTGAACATGAGCAAAGATGAATTAATGGTTGAAGCAAAAACTTTAGGAGCCCCTTATGAATTATTGTTAAAAATCAAAGAACTGGGCCGATTGCCTGTTTTGAATTATGCTGCCGGAGGGGTGGCAACACCAGCAGATGCGGCGTTGATGATGGAATTGGGCGCAGACGGAGTATTTGTCGGTTCCGGCATTTTCAAATCGGAAAATCCGGAAAAATTCGCCCGTGCCATTGTGGAAGCGGTACGAAACTACAAAGATTATCAGCTGATTGCGGAACTTTCAAAGGATTTAGGATCGCCAATGAAAGGGATTGACATTGCATCACTTCCAAAAGAGGAACTGTTACAATTCAGATAA
- a CDS encoding serine hydrolase: MKKARKTSMISVLLIPILLLSMFVTIPQAKAETDLGLTVGAAILVDADSGKILYEQNADTPLGIASMSKMMTEYILLDAIKEGKVSWNQKYKVSEYAYKLSQNRALSNVPLRADGTYTLRELYEAMAIYSANAATVAIAEMVAGTETEFVKLMNKKAEELGLEGYKFVNSTGLNNKDLMGMQPAGTGPEDENVMPARSVAKLAYHLLKDYPEVLETASIPKKIFREGTDDAIQMENWNFMLPGLVYEYEGVDGLKTGTTNLAGYCFTGTAERNGTRLISVVMNAVDSNGAGSYKARFDATAKLFNYGFNQFSKQEIIPEDFSVKGKDTIKVIKGKEDKVKIAVKEPFSMLVKNSERDLYEPKLVLDKDSLEAEVKKGTVVGKVVIERKEGSDYGFIDGKAMAVDVVTAKDVERAGFVSLFFQGIGNFFSNVWSGITGFIGGLFG, encoded by the coding sequence GTGAAAAAAGCAAGGAAGACATCTATGATCAGCGTATTGCTTATTCCTATTCTGCTTCTTAGCATGTTTGTTACGATACCGCAAGCAAAAGCGGAAACAGATTTAGGTTTAACTGTAGGAGCTGCTATTTTAGTTGATGCAGATTCAGGAAAAATATTATATGAGCAAAATGCCGATACACCGCTTGGCATTGCCAGCATGTCTAAAATGATGACAGAGTATATTCTATTAGATGCTATTAAAGAAGGAAAAGTTTCATGGAATCAGAAATATAAAGTATCAGAATATGCTTATAAATTGTCGCAAAATCGCGCATTGAGCAACGTGCCTTTGAGAGCGGACGGAACTTATACATTACGAGAATTATATGAAGCTATGGCAATCTATTCTGCCAACGCAGCGACAGTGGCCATTGCTGAAATGGTGGCAGGAACGGAAACTGAGTTTGTTAAATTAATGAATAAAAAAGCGGAAGAACTCGGACTTGAAGGTTATAAATTTGTCAACTCAACAGGATTAAATAATAAAGATTTAATGGGCATGCAGCCTGCGGGGACAGGACCAGAAGATGAAAATGTTATGCCTGCTCGCTCTGTTGCAAAACTTGCCTATCATTTACTGAAAGATTATCCAGAAGTTTTAGAGACTGCCAGCATTCCAAAGAAAATATTCCGTGAAGGCACAGATGATGCGATTCAAATGGAAAACTGGAACTTTATGCTTCCAGGATTGGTATATGAATATGAAGGTGTCGATGGTTTAAAAACTGGTACAACGAATTTGGCTGGATATTGTTTTACAGGTACTGCTGAAAGAAATGGAACTCGTTTAATTTCTGTTGTCATGAATGCAGTTGATTCCAACGGCGCTGGATCTTACAAAGCTCGTTTTGATGCAACAGCCAAACTATTCAACTATGGGTTTAACCAATTCTCAAAACAAGAAATTATACCAGAAGACTTTTCAGTAAAAGGCAAGGATACTATTAAAGTCATTAAAGGAAAAGAAGATAAAGTCAAAATCGCTGTAAAAGAACCCTTCTCCATGTTGGTGAAAAATTCGGAAAGAGATTTATATGAACCAAAATTAGTATTAGATAAAGATTCATTAGAAGCGGAAGTGAAAAAGGGTACGGTAGTTGGGAAAGTTGTGATTGAAAGAAAAGAAGGATCTGACTACGGTTTTATTGATGGAAAAGCAATGGCTGTGGATGTTGTAACAGCAAAAGATGTGGAACGTGCAGGATTTGTTTCTTTATTCTTCCAAGGTATCGGCAATTTCTTCAGCAACGTTTGGAGTGGAATTACAGGGTTTATCGGCGGTTTGTTTGGCTAA
- a CDS encoding PLP-dependent aminotransferase family protein, with amino-acid sequence MDMLIFQLEKDKNIPLYEQLYTGIKNAIIQKQIKVGAKLPSKRKLAEFLNISQTTIEIAYSQLLAEGYITSVPRVGYFVEEIDELPYVEKQQTHITIPHKEKKQYRYDFHPGKVDEDSFPFGVWRKYVRDLFDISSKELLQIGEPQGESVLRKEIANYLFQSRGIHCEPDQIIIGSGTEHLLPMILRLFQDDSTLALENPGYSAIPRIHLKNKAIPISVDEEGLVVEELEKTNANIVYVTPSHQFPTGAVLSATRRTQLLKWASKAPNRYIIEDDYDSEFRYIGKPIPALHGLDQNHKVIYMSTFTKSLMPSLRVAYMVLPHHLLIKYKELFSYYSATVPRFVQHLLANFMRDGHFSKHLNRMRKIYRKKHEKLKHTLSTYYPDIKITGDQAGMHVLISIPSSNSVETLKQMAEESGISITPVTNYLLKPIKYEHPTFLLGFGGIPLEDMEEAIHHLMKCWRIPQLAK; translated from the coding sequence ATGGACATGCTGATTTTCCAGTTGGAAAAAGATAAAAATATCCCTCTTTATGAACAGCTTTATACAGGAATCAAAAATGCGATTATTCAAAAACAAATTAAAGTGGGCGCAAAACTGCCATCCAAGAGGAAACTGGCGGAGTTTTTGAACATCAGCCAAACTACAATAGAAATTGCTTATTCGCAGTTATTGGCGGAAGGATATATTACATCTGTCCCTCGGGTGGGCTATTTTGTGGAAGAAATTGATGAACTACCATACGTGGAAAAACAGCAAACCCATATCACCATCCCGCATAAAGAAAAAAAGCAATACCGATATGATTTCCATCCAGGAAAAGTGGACGAGGATTCCTTTCCTTTTGGCGTATGGAGAAAATATGTGCGGGATCTGTTTGATATCAGTTCAAAAGAATTGCTTCAGATTGGGGAACCACAAGGGGAAAGCGTACTCCGGAAAGAGATTGCCAATTATTTATTTCAATCAAGAGGAATTCATTGCGAACCTGACCAAATCATCATCGGATCCGGAACAGAACATCTGTTGCCGATGATTTTGCGGTTATTTCAAGATGATTCTACACTTGCCCTTGAAAATCCGGGCTATTCAGCCATCCCAAGAATTCATTTAAAAAATAAAGCAATCCCCATTTCTGTAGATGAAGAAGGCTTAGTCGTAGAGGAACTCGAAAAAACAAATGCTAATATTGTCTATGTCACGCCTTCCCATCAATTCCCGACAGGAGCGGTTCTATCAGCGACAAGAAGAACACAGCTTCTCAAATGGGCAAGCAAAGCGCCAAATCGCTACATTATCGAAGACGACTATGATAGTGAATTTCGTTATATTGGAAAACCAATTCCGGCATTGCATGGATTAGATCAAAATCATAAAGTCATTTATATGAGCACTTTTACTAAATCGCTCATGCCATCGCTCAGGGTTGCTTATATGGTATTGCCCCATCATTTATTAATAAAATATAAAGAACTATTTAGTTACTATTCAGCAACCGTTCCCCGATTTGTGCAGCATCTTTTAGCCAACTTTATGAGAGATGGCCACTTCTCAAAACATTTAAACCGCATGCGGAAAATCTATCGCAAAAAACATGAAAAATTAAAGCATACACTATCTACTTATTACCCTGATATAAAAATTACAGGAGACCAAGCCGGCATGCACGTTTTAATTTCCATACCGAGCAGCAACAGTGTGGAAACATTGAAGCAAATGGCTGAAGAAAGTGGAATCTCCATTACCCCTGTAACGAATTATTTATTAAAACCAATCAAATATGAACATCCTACTTTCTTACTTGGGTTTGGAGGGATCCCTTTAGAAGATATGGAAGAGGCCATTCATCATTTAATGAAATGTTGGAGAATTCCGCAATTAGCTAAATAA
- the guaB gene encoding IMP dehydrogenase: protein MWETKFAKEGLTFDDVLLIPAHSTVLPKEVDLSVQLTPKIKLNIPIISAGMDTVTESKMAIAMARQGGLGIIHKNMSIEEQAEEVEKVKRSENGVITNPFFLTPQHQVFDAEHLMGKYRISGVPIVNNEEEQKLVGIITNRDLRFISDYSLRIEEVMTKEDLITAPVGTTLEEAEKILQTYKIEKLPIVDDDGKLKGLITIKDIEKVIEFPNAAKDQLGRLIVGAAVGISSDTFARVKKLVEAQVDIIVIDTAHGHSQGVIDTVKKIRQEYPDLEIIAGNVATAEATRALYEAGADVVKVGIGPGSICTTRVVAGVGVPQITAIYDCATVAREYGKTIIADGGIKYSGDIVKALAAGGHAVMLGSLLAGTTESPGETEIFQGRRFKVYRGMGSLSAMEQGSKDRYFQEDAKKLVPEGIEGRVPYKGPLADTIHQLVGGVRSGMGYCGAPNLEYLREYSQFVRITNAGLRESHPHTVQITKEAPNYSIQ, encoded by the coding sequence ATGTGGGAGACGAAATTCGCCAAAGAAGGCTTAACATTTGACGATGTATTATTAATACCAGCACATTCAACAGTATTGCCAAAAGAAGTTGATTTATCTGTACAATTAACGCCAAAAATTAAATTAAATATTCCAATTATTAGTGCGGGTATGGATACAGTTACAGAATCCAAAATGGCAATTGCTATGGCACGTCAAGGTGGACTTGGAATAATCCATAAAAATATGTCTATTGAGGAACAGGCGGAAGAAGTTGAAAAAGTAAAACGTTCTGAAAATGGTGTAATTACAAATCCTTTCTTCTTAACACCTCAACATCAAGTATTTGATGCTGAACATTTAATGGGCAAATATCGCATTTCGGGTGTTCCAATTGTAAATAATGAAGAAGAACAAAAATTGGTAGGGATTATTACAAATCGTGATTTACGTTTCATTTCCGATTATTCATTGAGAATCGAAGAAGTGATGACGAAAGAAGATTTAATCACTGCTCCTGTAGGAACGACTTTAGAAGAAGCTGAAAAAATCTTACAAACATATAAAATTGAAAAACTCCCAATTGTTGATGATGATGGAAAATTAAAAGGTTTAATTACCATTAAAGATATTGAAAAAGTGATAGAATTTCCAAATGCTGCAAAAGATCAACTTGGTCGATTAATTGTCGGAGCGGCAGTGGGCATTTCTAGCGATACGTTTGCGCGTGTGAAAAAATTAGTGGAAGCACAAGTAGATATTATTGTAATTGATACTGCTCATGGTCATTCCCAAGGTGTAATTGACACAGTAAAGAAAATTCGCCAAGAGTATCCGGATTTAGAAATTATTGCGGGAAACGTGGCAACTGCTGAAGCCACTCGTGCATTATATGAAGCAGGTGCCGATGTAGTAAAAGTAGGTATTGGACCAGGTTCTATTTGTACAACTCGAGTAGTTGCCGGAGTAGGGGTACCACAAATTACGGCAATTTATGATTGTGCTACTGTTGCACGTGAATATGGCAAAACAATTATTGCTGACGGCGGTATTAAATATTCTGGTGATATCGTAAAAGCTTTAGCAGCAGGTGGACATGCTGTAATGCTTGGTTCACTTTTAGCTGGTACAACAGAATCACCGGGGGAAACAGAAATTTTCCAAGGTCGCCGTTTCAAAGTTTATCGCGGTATGGGTTCTCTTTCTGCAATGGAGCAAGGTTCAAAAGATCGCTATTTCCAAGAAGATGCGAAAAAATTAGTGCCTGAAGGTATTGAAGGCCGTGTTCCATACAAAGGACCTCTTGCTGATACAATCCATCAATTAGTAGGAGGCGTTCGTTCTGGTATGGGATACTGCGGTGCACCAAACTTAGAATATTTACGTGAATATTCACAATTTGTCCGCATTACAAATGCCGGTCTTCGTGAATCCCATCCACACACTGTTCAAATAACAAAAGAAGCGCCAAACTATTCTATCCAATAA